A single Paenibacillus kribbensis DNA region contains:
- a CDS encoding ribonucleotide-diphosphate reductase subunit beta: protein MQLQKIFNTEAPNRSTRIIEGENSGILNWNDIRMPHMYKLYKVLLLNHWIPDEIPMSKDASQFPMLDAEEQRTFKINIGLLAVLDSMQTMFVGDVKRYFTDSSLEAISAIIGQQEVVHNQSYSYVLSSLVSEQEQKEIFEYWKNDPVLLERNTFISDIYQEFRDKQNPQTFFQAMVADLILEGIFFYSTFAFFYNLARDQKMMATSQMISYIQRDENQHCYFFAEVFKQLLADFPELNTKENMDYVYRMINRAVELETNWAHYTLKEVRGIDLNELSDYIKYMANMRLRLLGMDKAYEGVDVNSMPWIKPFSDEALNATKTDFFEAKSRNYGKVGDDNGFDDL from the coding sequence ATGCAGTTACAAAAGATTTTTAACACGGAAGCGCCTAACCGCTCTACCCGTATTATTGAAGGCGAAAACTCCGGCATTCTGAACTGGAACGATATTCGGATGCCGCATATGTACAAGCTCTATAAAGTACTGCTGCTCAACCACTGGATTCCGGATGAAATTCCGATGTCCAAGGACGCTTCCCAGTTTCCTATGCTGGATGCCGAAGAACAGCGCACATTCAAAATTAACATCGGCCTGCTGGCTGTGCTGGATTCCATGCAAACGATGTTTGTCGGAGATGTAAAACGCTATTTTACCGATTCCTCGCTGGAAGCTATCTCGGCCATTATCGGACAACAGGAAGTGGTGCATAACCAGTCCTATTCCTACGTTCTGTCCTCCCTGGTATCGGAGCAGGAGCAAAAGGAAATTTTTGAATACTGGAAAAATGATCCTGTCCTGCTGGAACGTAACACATTTATCTCGGATATTTACCAGGAGTTCCGTGATAAGCAGAACCCACAGACCTTTTTCCAGGCGATGGTAGCCGATTTGATTCTGGAAGGCATTTTCTTTTACAGTACATTCGCCTTCTTCTACAATTTGGCCCGTGACCAAAAAATGATGGCCACCAGCCAAATGATCTCATATATTCAGCGCGATGAAAATCAGCATTGCTACTTCTTTGCCGAAGTGTTCAAGCAGCTATTGGCCGATTTCCCTGAGCTGAATACCAAGGAAAATATGGACTATGTCTATCGTATGATCAACCGTGCTGTGGAGCTGGAAACGAATTGGGCGCATTATACGCTCAAGGAGGTTCGCGGCATCGACTTGAACGAGCTGAGCGATTATATCAAATATATGGCGAATATGCGCCTGAGACTGCTTGGTATGGACAAAGCTTATGAAGGTGTAGATGTAAATAGTATGCCTTGGATCAAGCCGTTTTCGGATGAAGCGCTAAATGCGACAAAAACAGACTTTTTCGAAGCAAAATCACGCAATTATGGCAAGGTCGGAGATGACAACGGATTTGACGATTTGTAA
- a CDS encoding ribonucleoside-diphosphate reductase subunit alpha — protein MPQLVTKPNNRQLAFDEIRISVYADRVLSGLDKLDKDRLIRGVTSKLRRDEVTGDEISNAFVMAALELVSKEEPDWKFAAARALLTSLYKKAATHRRYKSYADEPYGAFYPLITELVEKGIYRQELLDYYTKEQIDELGASILPKNDLLFDYIGLLTLSERYLANDFDGRVMELPQERYMIIAMYLMHQEPADKRMELVKEAYWAMSNMYMTAATPTMSNAGKKVAGQLSSCFIDTVDDSLEGIFDSNTDVARLSKMGGGIGVYLGKVRARGSDIRGHKNTSSGVIPWIRQLNNTAVSVDQLGTRKGAIAVYLDVFHKDILAFLDLKLNNGDERMRAHDVFHGVCLPDLFMEQVEARGEWNLFCPHEVKKVMGWKDENGRPLGLEDFYDESFGAGSFREKYEEASQHPILSRITVPAIDIMKRLMKSQLETGTPYMFYRDTVNRANPNRAHGMVYSSNLCTEIMQNQSPTVVEKEELVTKDGQTRIVISKIPGDFVVCNLNSIHLARAVPAGVLDRLVPIQVRMLDNVIDINNIEVLQAQYTNSQYRAVGLGTFGLHHLLALEGIRWESDEAVTYNDHLYEKINYLAVKSSMELAKEKGRYAKFEGSDWSTGHYFTSRGYTDGTREGKFVTSSEWSELAEEVKQNGIRNAWLFAIAPNGSTSIIAGSTASIDPLYELLSYEEKTTYKIANPAPDLNEKTIWYYKTAFLLDQHASINMASARQRHIDQGQSFNLYVRPDIKATEFLELHIHAWKSGMKSTYYVRSRALTIEECESCAS, from the coding sequence ATGCCACAACTCGTAACAAAACCAAACAACCGCCAGTTGGCTTTTGATGAAATACGCATTTCCGTATATGCCGACCGTGTGCTCAGCGGATTGGACAAGCTGGATAAAGATCGCCTCATCCGCGGTGTAACCAGCAAGCTGCGCCGGGACGAAGTCACGGGAGATGAAATCAGCAACGCATTTGTGATGGCCGCACTTGAGCTGGTCAGCAAGGAAGAACCGGACTGGAAATTCGCCGCTGCGCGTGCTTTGCTCACTTCCTTATATAAAAAAGCAGCGACCCATCGCCGTTACAAATCCTATGCAGACGAGCCTTACGGCGCCTTTTACCCATTGATCACAGAACTGGTCGAAAAGGGAATCTACCGTCAGGAATTGCTCGACTACTACACCAAGGAGCAAATTGATGAGTTGGGCGCTTCCATTTTGCCGAAAAATGACCTGCTATTCGATTATATCGGGCTGCTGACGCTGTCTGAGCGCTATTTGGCAAACGATTTTGACGGACGTGTGATGGAACTGCCACAGGAACGCTACATGATCATCGCGATGTATCTGATGCACCAGGAGCCTGCGGACAAGCGTATGGAGTTGGTCAAGGAAGCTTACTGGGCGATGAGCAACATGTACATGACCGCTGCTACACCAACGATGTCCAATGCGGGAAAAAAGGTGGCCGGACAGCTGTCCAGCTGCTTTATCGATACGGTAGACGACTCGCTGGAAGGTATTTTCGATTCCAATACCGATGTAGCCCGTCTCAGCAAAATGGGCGGCGGTATCGGCGTATACCTCGGTAAAGTACGGGCTCGCGGCTCCGATATCCGCGGGCATAAAAATACAAGCTCCGGCGTGATTCCATGGATTCGCCAGCTGAACAATACGGCGGTCAGCGTAGACCAATTGGGTACACGCAAAGGCGCGATTGCCGTTTATCTGGACGTATTCCACAAGGACATTCTTGCCTTCCTTGACCTGAAGCTGAACAACGGTGACGAGCGGATGCGTGCACATGACGTGTTCCACGGCGTATGTCTGCCCGATCTGTTCATGGAGCAGGTCGAAGCACGCGGCGAATGGAACCTGTTTTGCCCGCATGAAGTGAAGAAGGTCATGGGCTGGAAGGACGAAAACGGACGTCCACTGGGGCTGGAGGATTTTTATGATGAGTCCTTTGGTGCCGGCTCCTTCCGCGAGAAATATGAGGAAGCGTCGCAGCATCCGATTCTCTCCCGTATCACGGTGCCTGCCATCGACATCATGAAACGCCTGATGAAATCGCAGCTGGAGACAGGTACGCCGTACATGTTCTACCGCGATACGGTAAACCGGGCCAATCCGAACCGGGCCCACGGTATGGTGTATTCCTCCAACCTGTGTACGGAAATTATGCAAAACCAATCTCCAACCGTGGTGGAAAAAGAGGAATTGGTGACGAAGGACGGACAAACACGCATTGTCATTTCCAAAATCCCTGGCGACTTCGTTGTCTGCAACCTGAACTCCATCCATCTGGCTCGCGCCGTTCCGGCAGGGGTATTGGATCGTCTTGTACCGATTCAGGTACGCATGCTGGATAATGTCATTGATATCAATAATATTGAAGTGCTGCAAGCACAATATACGAACAGCCAATACCGCGCAGTCGGTCTGGGCACGTTTGGTCTGCATCACCTGCTCGCACTCGAAGGCATCCGTTGGGAGTCCGATGAAGCGGTCACCTATAACGATCATTTGTATGAAAAAATCAACTATTTAGCCGTTAAATCCAGCATGGAGCTGGCAAAGGAAAAAGGGCGTTATGCCAAATTTGAGGGTTCTGACTGGTCAACCGGGCATTATTTTACATCCCGAGGCTATACGGACGGTACGCGTGAAGGCAAATTCGTCACCTCGTCCGAGTGGAGCGAGCTTGCCGAAGAGGTCAAACAAAACGGCATTCGCAACGCATGGCTGTTCGCCATCGCCCCTAACGGTTCCACGTCGATCATTGCAGGTTCTACGGCTAGTATCGATCCATTGTACGAGTTGCTTTCCTATGAAGAGAAAACAACCTACAAGATCGCGAATCCTGCACCGGACTTGAACGAAAAGACCATCTGGTACTACAAAACGGCTTTCTTGCTGGATCAGCATGCTTCGATCAACATGGCATCTGCACGTCAGCGGCATATTGACCAAGGCCAAAGCTTTAACCTGTACGTACGTCCGGATATTAAAGCTACCGAATTTTTAGAGCTGCACATCCATGCCTGGAAATCAGGTATGAAATCGACCTATTACGTACGCAGCCGCGCACTGACGATTGAAGAATGCGAAAGCTGCGCATCCTAA